One genomic window of Streptomyces sp. NBC_01276 includes the following:
- a CDS encoding DMT family transporter, producing the protein MSTSATSASPSVAPTPSVSPRDLVPGVIGMALVGSSVTVSRSLVGAPLFASQAVRYAAAALILVALARVARVPLVRPRGREWLWLAGIAATGLVLFNVAVVRGVAHAEPAVIAVAVASVPILLGLVGPLLEGRRPSRRVLLAAPVVVAGAVLVEGTGRTDAVGVGWAALALACEAGFTLLAVPVLGRHGAWGVSVHAVWLGAVMLAGLAVFAGGPASGPASGPTAFTAGLGALTAGQWAAVGYLAVLVTAVAFLLWYRTVAAVGSGRAGLLAGVAPLAAAGAGMLGGGGTPGPAVWLGLVVVIAGLALGLRRGDARG; encoded by the coding sequence ATGAGCACCTCCGCGACATCCGCCTCACCGTCCGTGGCGCCGACGCCCTCCGTCTCCCCGCGCGACCTGGTTCCCGGCGTCATCGGCATGGCCCTGGTCGGCAGCAGCGTCACCGTCTCCCGGTCCCTGGTCGGGGCCCCGCTGTTCGCCTCGCAGGCGGTCCGGTACGCGGCCGCCGCCCTGATCCTGGTGGCCCTCGCGCGGGTCGCGCGGGTGCCGTTGGTGCGGCCCCGGGGGCGGGAGTGGCTGTGGCTGGCCGGGATCGCGGCGACGGGCCTGGTGCTGTTCAACGTGGCCGTCGTACGGGGTGTCGCGCACGCCGAGCCCGCCGTGATCGCCGTCGCCGTGGCCTCCGTACCGATCCTGCTCGGGCTCGTCGGCCCGTTGCTGGAGGGGCGCCGGCCCAGCCGTCGGGTGCTGCTGGCGGCGCCGGTCGTGGTGGCGGGGGCGGTACTGGTCGAGGGGACCGGGCGCACCGATGCCGTCGGGGTGGGGTGGGCCGCGCTGGCACTGGCCTGCGAGGCGGGCTTCACCCTGCTCGCGGTGCCGGTGCTGGGGCGTCACGGCGCGTGGGGGGTGTCCGTGCACGCGGTGTGGCTGGGGGCGGTGATGCTGGCGGGACTCGCGGTGTTCGCGGGCGGGCCCGCTTCCGGGCCGGCATCCGGGCCGACGGCGTTCACGGCCGGGCTCGGGGCGCTCACGGCCGGGCAGTGGGCGGCGGTCGGGTACCTGGCGGTGCTCGTGACGGCGGTGGCCTTCCTGCTCTGGTACCGGACGGTGGCGGCCGTGGGATCCGGCCGGGCCGGATTGCTGGCGGGGGTCGCACCGCTCGCGGCGGCGGGCGCGGGGATGCTCGGCGGCGGCGGGACACCGGGCCCGGCGGTGTGGCTGGGCCTGGTGGTGGTGATCGCCGGGCTGGCGCTCGGGCTGCGCCGCGGGGACGCCCGGGGCTGA
- a CDS encoding class I SAM-dependent methyltransferase: MDRRESAAEVFDALGERYEELFGEVPGQIEALDWLAARLPRGARVLDVGSGTGRPTADRLVRAGCEVTGIDVSAAMVEAARARVPGARFEQADVRTYVPPGPHGYDAVCSFFPLLVMDQPEVAAALERMASWVAPGGYFVLATVPGDIRGLDIEWMGHRVTVSSLSTQQHLERLAGAGLEVLRHHTASFRPADPLAGPEEHLFCYAHRPA; encoded by the coding sequence ATGGACCGACGCGAGTCAGCGGCAGAGGTGTTCGACGCGCTGGGGGAGCGCTACGAGGAACTGTTCGGCGAGGTGCCGGGACAGATCGAGGCCCTCGACTGGCTGGCGGCCCGCCTGCCCCGCGGGGCACGGGTGCTGGACGTGGGCAGCGGCACCGGCCGGCCCACCGCCGACCGGCTCGTCCGGGCCGGCTGCGAGGTCACCGGGATCGACGTCTCGGCGGCCATGGTCGAGGCGGCCCGCGCCCGGGTCCCCGGAGCCCGTTTCGAGCAGGCCGACGTGCGTACGTACGTGCCGCCCGGCCCGCACGGGTACGACGCCGTGTGCTCCTTCTTCCCGCTGCTGGTCATGGACCAGCCGGAGGTGGCCGCGGCCCTGGAGCGGATGGCGTCCTGGGTCGCCCCCGGCGGCTACTTCGTGCTGGCCACGGTGCCCGGCGACATCCGCGGCCTCGACATCGAGTGGATGGGCCACCGGGTCACCGTCAGCAGTCTCTCCACGCAACAGCACCTGGAGCGGCTCGCCGGCGCGGGCCTGGAAGTGCTGCGCCACCACACCGCTTCCTTCCGCCCCGCCGATCCCCTCGCCGGTCCCGAGGAGCACCTCTTCTGCTACGCCCACAGGCCCGCCTGA
- a CDS encoding YbjQ family protein, translating into MGIEDYGGGPGAQQTGVLVVTTNDVPGYRVEQVIGEVFGLTVRSRHLGSQIGAGLKSMIGGELKGLTKTLVQTRNQAMERLIEQAKARGANAVLMMRFDVTDAADVGTEVCAYGTAVVLVPASA; encoded by the coding sequence ATGGGTATCGAAGACTACGGCGGCGGGCCCGGCGCCCAGCAGACCGGTGTACTGGTCGTGACCACCAACGACGTTCCCGGTTACCGGGTGGAGCAGGTCATCGGGGAGGTGTTCGGGCTGACCGTCCGCTCCCGGCACCTCGGCAGCCAGATCGGCGCGGGCCTGAAGTCCATGATCGGCGGTGAGCTGAAGGGCCTCACCAAGACCCTCGTGCAGACCCGCAACCAGGCCATGGAACGGCTCATCGAGCAGGCCAAGGCGCGGGGCGCGAACGCGGTGCTGATGATGCGCTTCGACGTGACGGACGCCGCCGACGTCGGGACCGAGGTGTGCGCCTACGGAACGGCCGTGGTCCTGGTGCCCGCCTCGGCCTGA